The Polaribacter sp. KT25b genome contains the following window.
TAAATGGTTATGAAAGTATTTCTGGGCAAATTAATGCAGAATTGGTAAAACCTTTTACTGACAATAAGTTTTTTATAAATGGCTATAGTTCTTTAAATGGAAGATTGGAATTAAACACACATTTTAATGAAAGGGTTTCTGATAAATGGCAAACAGGTGTATATATTCATGGAAATTATCGAGGAGAAAAGTTTGATAAAAACCATGATAATTTTTTGGATAATCCGCTTGCTAATCAAGTAAATGTGATGAATCGTTGGCAATATACAGATGCAGAAAAAGGTTGGGTAAGTTTTATAAATGTTCGGTTTTTAAAGGATGAAAAACAAACGGGTGAAATCAATTTTAATCCAACTTTAGATAAAGGAACTACGAATGCTTGGGGAAGTGAAATTGATACAAAACGTTTTGAAACATCAGCAAAATTAGGGTATGTTTTTCCCGAATTACCTTTTCAAAGTATTGGTATTCAAATGGCTTATAGTAATCATCAGCAAGATTCTTATTTTGGTTTAAATGTGTATGATATTAAACATGAAAGCTTGTATTCTAATGTTATTTTTAATTCAATTATTGGAGATACAAGAAACAAATTTAAAACAGGAATTAGTTTTACTCATGATAAATTTGATGAACTTGTAAATGCCACTGATTTTAGTAGAATAGAAAATGATTTTGGAGCGTTTTTTGAATATGCCTTTGATAATTTACAAAATTTTAGCTTAACTGCTGGTTTAAGAATTGATGCACATAATTTGTTAGGCACTTTTATAACACCAAGATTACATCTTAGATATGTGCCTTGGGAAAAAGGAGTTTTTAGAGCTTCTGTTGGTAGAGGGAAAAGAAGTGCGAATATTTTTGCAGAAAATCAGCAATTATTTGCAAGTTCTCGACAAATTAATATTGATAATGTTGGTGGAAATATCTACGGATTAAATCCAGAAATTGCTTGGAATTATGGAGTTTCATATTTACAGCGTTTTAATTTATTTGATAAAAAAGGAGATATTACTTTTGATTTTTATCAAACAAATTTTCAAAATCAAGTAATTGTTGATTGGGAAAATCCGCAAGAAATTTCTTTTTATGATTTAAACGGAAAAAGTATTGCTAATAGTTTTCAGGTTGAAGTTAATTATAATATTGCTCCGTTTTTTAATTTTAGAACTGCTTATAAATATTTTGATATTTCTACGGATTTTAAAAGCGGTAATTTGCAAAAACCAATTCAGCCTCAAAACAGATTTTTTGCAAACCTTTCTTATGAAACGGTTGTAAAAGAGAATAATTCTCATTGGAAATTTGATATTACTTTTAACAGTATTGGTAAGCAGCGTTTACCAAATACAGCATCAAATCCTGTTCAATATCAATTACCAGCATATTCAAATCCTTATCAATTGTTAAATTCACAAATAACAAAAGTGTTTTCTGATAAATTTGAAATATATATAGGAGCAGAGAATTTAACAAATGTTCAACAGAAAAATCCTATTTTAGCTAGTAATGATCCTTTTGGTTCAAATTTTGACACCACAATTGTGTATTCGCCAATTTTTGGTCGCGCAATTTATACAGGATTAAGATTTAAAATAAAATAATCTTTTAAATAATTATAAGATTGTTTCGTAGACTCACAATGATAAAAAATAATAAAAATGAAAAAAATAGTTTTAGTATTCAGTATGATAATGATTGGTTTTTCTGTACAATCGCAAGAAGTAAAAAAGAACAAAAACGCTAAAGTTTCTTTTGAAGTAGATGGAATTTGTGGAATGTGTAAAAAAAGAATTGAAACTGCCGCTTTAAAATCTAAAGGAGTAAAGTTTGCAATTTGGAGTGTAGAAACACATCAATTAAATTTAATTATGGATGAACGTAAAACCGATGTTGCTACAGTGCAGAAAAATATTTTAGCAGTTGGTCATGATGTTTTATTAGAAGAAGATAAAAAAATAGAAGCAACAATAGAAGCTTATAATTCTGTGCATCCTTGTTGTAAATATAGAGATGATGAGATTATTCTAGATCATAAAGGCGAATTGAAAAAACAAAAAAAGCAATAGAATCTTATAACATAAAAAAGGTGTTTTAAGATTTACGTTAGTTTAAAAATAAATAAAAGTTTCATCAGAAAAAACAAGATGATACATATTGTAGTTGTTTTGTTTGTAAAATTAATAAAGCAAAAAAACCGATAGAATTTAATTCTATCGGTTTTTTTTATATAACAAAGCAAAGTTTGTTTAATTGTAATAAGTTTGAATTACTTGCCTGTTATTGCTAATGGTTTACATCATTCCTGGCATTCCACCACCCATTGGAGGCATTCCGCCAGCAGGAGCATCTTCTTTAATGTCTACTAAAGCACATTCTGTAGTTAAGATCATTCCAGAAACAGAAGCAGCATTTTCTAAAGCAACTCTTGTTACTTTTTTAGGGTCTATAATACCAGCTTCTAGCATATCTACATACGTTTCAGATTTTGCATCATAACCAAAGTTCTTTTTACCTTCTAATACTTTATTGATTACTACAGAACCTTCTCCACCAGCATTTTCAACGATAGTTCTTAAAGGAGATTCAATAGCTTTGTTTACAATTTGTACACCTGTAGTTTCATCTAAATTATCAGTTGCTAATTTTTCAAGAACTTTTTTAGCTCTAACTAAAGCAACTCCACCACCAGCAACAATACCTTCTTCTACAGCTGCTCTTGTAGCGTGTAAAGCATCATCAACTCTGTCTTTTTTCTCTTTCATTTCTACTTCAGAAGCAGCGCCAACATATAAAACTGCAACTCCACCAGCTAATTTAGCTAAACGTTCTTGTAGTTTTTCTTTATCGTAATCTGATGTTGTAGTTTCGATTTGCGCTTTAATTTGGCTAACTCTAGCTTTTATAGTATCAGCATCTCCAGAACCATTTATAATTGTAGTATTATCTTTATCGATTGTTACTGTTTCTGCAGTTCCTAATAAATCTAAAGTTGCGTTTTCAAGAGAAAAACCTCTTTCTTCAGAAATTACAGTTCCACCAGTTAAAATAGCGATATCTTCTAACATTGCTTTTCTTCTGTCTCCAAAACCAGGAGCTTTTACAGCAGCAATTTTTAATCCACCTCTTAATTTATTTACAACTAAAGTAGCTAAGGCTTGGCCATCAACATCTTCAGCAATAATTAATAATGGGCGACCAGATTGCGCAACAGGTTCTAAAATTGGAAGAATTTCGTTTAAGTTAGAAATCTTTTTGTCAAATAATAAAATATACGGATTTTCTAAATCAGCAATCATTTTATCAGCATCTGTTACAAAGTAAGGAGATAAATATCCTCTGTCAAATTGCATGCCTTCAACAACATCAACATACGTTTCCATTCCTTTTGCTTCTTCAACGGTAATAACACCTTCTTTACCAACTTTGCTAAAAGCGGTTGCAATTAAATCACCAATAACATCATCGTTATTTGCAGAAATTGCAGCAACTTGTTTTATTTTTTCTGATGAGTTTCCTACTTGTTTAGCTTGTTTTTCTAAATCAGTAACAATTGCAGTAACAGCTTTGTCAATACCACGTTTCAAATCCATAGGATTTGCGCCTGCAGCAACATTTTTTAAACCTTCTTTTACAATTGCTTGTGCAAGAACAGTTGCAGTTGTAGTTCCATCACCAGCTAAATCGTTGGTTTTAGAGGCCACTTCTTTTACCATTTGAGCTCCCATATTTTCTAAAGAATCTTCTAATTCTATTTCTTTAGCTACAGAAACACCATCTTTAGTAACTGTTGGTGCGCCAAAAGATTTAGAAATAATTACATTTCTTCCTTTAGGTCCTAAGGTTACTTTTACTGCATTTGCCAGCGCATCAACTCCACGTTTTAAGCCGTCTCTTGCTTCAATATCAAATTTTATGTCTTTTGCCATTTTTTTTATTTTTCTTTTAGCTGATAGCACTTGACTTTTAGCTAAAAATAATTACTAATTTTTTTATGTTCTTGCTAAAGGCGAATAACCAAAAGCAAATAACTCTTTAAATAATTGCTAGAATATCAGATTCACGCATCATTAAATAATCTTTACCTTCTAATTTTAAATCTGTTCCACCATATTTACTGTATAAAACAGTGTCACCAACTTTAACGATTAAAGGTTCGTCTTTTTTACCGTTTCCAATAGCTACAACAGTTCCTTGCTGTGGTTTTTCTTTTGCGTTGTCTGGTATAATTAATCCAGATGCTGTTCTTGTTTCTGCTGGAGCAGGTTCTACAAGAACTCTGTCTGCTAAAGGTTTAATGTTTAATCCCATTTTTTATAAATTTTGATTAATTAAATTAAGTATTATTTCTTCTTGAAATGCTCAGAAACTATGCCATTTACTTATAACTGACATTTTTTCTTTGATTGATTTTAATGTTAAATTTTGGGCAAAAAAAAATGCCAACGTGTCATTTACGTTGGCATTTTTTTAAAATTTTTCTAAATGATTACTTAACAGTATCTTTAGTTGTAGAACTTGTGTTATCTACAGGAGTTGAAGTTGATTCGATTCCGTCTAAAGTATTATCTAAGTTTACATTACCTGCTCCTTCTCTAGGAATTGCGAAATTTGATAATAAAATCAAAGCAAACATTGCAATACCAAGAGTCCAAGTTGTTCTGTCTAAGAAGTTATTAGTGTTTTGCACGCCACCCAAAGATTGTGCTCCACCACCTCCAAAAGAAGAAGATAATCCTCCACCTTTAGGATTTTGAACCATAACAATTAAGATTAAAGCTACTGCTACAACCAAAATTAGAATTAAAAATGCTGTATAACTCATGATTTATTTTTTTGTAAAATTTGTACTCTTTTAATTTGGTCTGCAAAGAAACCACTTTTTTCTGGATATTTCAAACTTAAAATTCTATATGCTTGAATTGCGTTTTCATATTTCTTTTGTTCTAGATACACTTTTGCTAAAGTTTCTGTCATTAAAGATGAATCTTGTTTGTTTTGAGTAACTAAAACATTAACGCTTTTGTCTTTTGATAAAGGCGAAATTTTGGGGTTATTTTCTATAAATCGCTCAATAATACTTTGCTTTTTGTTCGCTTCTTGTTTTACAGTATCTTCTCTAACAATTGGTTTTTTTGTTGATAATTGTAACCATTGATTAAAAGAAAAATTTTCTGATTCTGTAAAAGCAATAGGTTTGCCTATTTCTAGCTTTTCTTTAGCAATTTCTATAGGTTTTGATGCTGTTGCTGTCTGAATTTCATTATCTTTAATTATAACGTCAGAAGTATTTGCTGTTAAAAGTTCTACTTTTGTTTCTTTACAAACTTTTTCTTCTTGATCTTCTATAAATATTTCGGATGTTATAAAATCAAATAAAACAGTTCTATCAGTAGTATAAGCGGCAGTTATTTTTAATTCGTTATTGTATTTAAAACTATTCTGATTTTTTAATCTTTTTAAATACAACGCTCTTGCAGATTGAAAATAAGGAAACTCATTAATAACAGATTTCAATTCAGCAATATCTAGTTGCTCAATTGAACGTTTATTATCTATAAATTCTATGTTAGTATTTAATTCCAAATTTTTAATTTTCTACTAATTTTACCATTTTGCAACAGAAGCATTAAATATATCTTGTGTAAGTCTTTCTATAATTTCATCTAAAGCAGCTTCTAAAACGCTACCTGTTAGTTGAGAGTTTGCTCCATAATCAGAATAAAAAGAAAATGTTTTTTCAAAATCATCTTTTGGTTCTAATTTATTTTCAAAACGAACATTTACAGTAACTGTTAATCTATTTTGAGCAGCAGTTTGGTTAGATGTTCCACTCATTGGTGTTACCCTAAAACCTGTAATTTCTCCACTAAAATGCAAATCGCCGTTAGAACTTGTAAGTGTTAAATTTGTTTGTCTTGTAAATAAATCTTGCAAGTCGTTTGTAAAACGTTGTGTTAGTGCAGGTTCTATTAATTGCGCTTGATTCGGAAAAAAATCTATTTGAATCGTTTTTGCTTTACCTGTATTTCCACCTGTAAAAGAATACGCTCCACAAGCAATAAATACTAGTGAATTTATTAAAAATAGCGATATGTAAATTATTTTTTTCATTCTTGAGTATTCAAGGTTTAATATTTAAAATTCAAAGATTGTGTAACTTTTGTAAATCTTAGAATTTTAAACTAAAAATTTTTAACCTTTTTTAAAGGTCGTATTGTTTAATTTTTCTGTACAAAGTTCTTTCAGAAATACCTAGTTCTTTGGCTGCTAATTTACGCTTATTGCTGTTTTTTTCTAATGATTTTTTAATCATTTCAACTTCCTTGTCTTGTAAAGATAAAGATTCATCTTCTTCTATAGTTTCAATAAAATCATAATCTTTTTCTTCGGATGAATTTTGAGGAATATTTAAAACTTCGAATTTAGACGTTTTTGAATTAGTATTTCCATAAATCTTTTCTATTAATTGATGATTTTCTTCTTGTACTTCTTCAACGTTTCCGCTTTTCATTAAATCTAAAGTCAATTTCTTTAAATCGTTGATATCGTTGCGCATATCAAACAAAATTTTGTACATGATATCACGTTCAGTAGAAAAATCATTTTCTTTTTTACTGCCAATTACTGTAGGGAAATTTCCGTTATTATTAGGTAAATATTGTTGTAATTTTGCAGCTGTAACAATTCTTTCTTCTTCAATAACAGATATTTGTTCTGCTAAATTTTTTAACTGACGAATATTTCCTGGAAAACGATAATTTAATAAAACAGCAACAGCGTTTTCATCTAATCGAATAGAAGGCATTCTGTATTTCTGTGCAAAATCCGAAGCAAATTTTCTAAACAATAAGTGAATATCTTCATTACGATCTCGTAAAGCAGGTAAATGAATTTCTACAGTACTTAAACGATAATATAAATCTTCTCTAAATTTTTCTTTTTGAATGGCAGATTGCATATTTACGTTTGTAGCAGCAACAATTCTAACATTGGTTTTTAATACTTTTGATGAACCTACTTTTATAAATTCGCCATTTTCTAAAACACGTAATAAACGAACTTGTGTTGTTAGTGGTAATTCGCCAACTTCATCTAAAAAAATGGTTCCTCCATCGGCAACTTCAAAATAACCTTTTCTATCTTGATTTGCTCCAGTAAATGAACCTTTTTCATGTCCAAAAAGTTCACTGTCAATTGTGCCTTCTGGAATTGCACCACAATTTACTGCAATATATTTTGCATGTTTTCTGTGTGATAAAGAATGTATAATTTTCGGAATATTTTCTTTACCAACACCACTTTCTCCAGTAACCAAAACAGAAATATCTGTAGGCGCAACTCTTACAGCTTTTTCAATAGCTCTATCAAGGTGTAAATCGTTACCTATAATGCCAAAACGTTGTTTTATTGCTTGTATGTTTTCCATTTTTCTTTTCAGTTACAAAGTTTCAGAGTTATAAAGTGGCAAAGTGAAAACTCAAACTTACTTTGCAACTTTATCGCTATTTTTTAATTATTATCAGAATACCCAATTACTGTTCCTTTTAAGGTTGCAGAGGTGCAATCTTCTACTTTTAATAGTACAAAATCTCCCAATTTATAATTGCCTTTAGGAAAAACAGCAACTGTATTTTGTGTATTTCTACCTTTCCATTCATTAGGATTTTTCTTAGAAGTACCTTCAATTAAAAATTCTTCAATTTTACCTAAATGTTGTTGTGTTCTATATAAAGCGTGTTCTTGTTGTAAATCTATAATTTCTTGTAATCTTCGTTTTTTAACTTCAAAAGGCACATCATCAACCATTTTTTTAGCTGCTAAAGTTCCTGGTCTTTCAGAATACGTAAACATAAATCCGAAGTCATATTTTACATATTTCATTAACTCTAAAGTATCTTGATGATCTTCTTCTGTTTCGCCACAAAAACCAACAATCATATCTTGAGATAAGGACATTTCTGGAACGATTCTAAAAATATTGTCAATTAACTCGATGTATTCTTCACGAGTATGTTGTCTGTTCATGGCTTTTAGCATGTTATTGCTTCCGCTTTGAACAGGTAAATGCAAATATTTACAAATATTTTTATGTTTTGCCATCGTGTAAATTACATCTAAACTGATGTCTTGCGGATTAGAAGTTGCAAAACGAAAACGTGTTTTAGGAAATTGAGTAGCACACATATCTAACAATTGTGCAAAATTAACAGCGGTTGCTTGTGCCATTTCAGATGCTTTGTTAAAATCTTTCTTCAATCCGCCGCCAAACCATAAAAAACTATCTACATTCTGTCCTAAAAGTGTAATTTCTTTAAAGTTTCTATCAACCATCGATTGAATTTCCTCTAAAATACTCTTCGGATCTCTACTTCTTTCTCGTCCACGTGTAAAAGGAACTACACAAAAAGTACACATATTATCGCAACCTCTAGTAATTGAAACAAAAGCGGTAACTCCGTTAGAATTTAAACGAACTGGAGAAACATCACCATAAGTTTCTTCTTTTGATAAAATTACATTTACAGCATCTCTACCAGCGTCAATTTCTTCTAATAAATTAGGTAAATCTCTGTAAGCATCTGGCCCAACAACTAGGTCAACAATTTTTTCTTGCTCTAAAAACTTTTCTTTTAAACGTTCGGCCATGCAACCTAACACGCCAACTTTCATTTTTTTATTTATTTGTTTTACAGCATTATATTTCTGCAATCTTTTACGAACAGTTGTTTCTGCTTTTTCTCTAATAGAGCAAGTGTTTACTAAAACTAAATCTGCTTCTTCAAGAATTTGTGTTGTGTTGTAACCTTGCTCTGCTAAAATAGATGCAACAATCTCACTATCATTCATATTCATTTGACAGCCATAGCTTTCAATAAATAATTTCTTGCCGTTTTCTACTTTATGTTCGGTAACAAGTGCTTTGCCTTGTAGTTTTTCGTCGATGATTTTTTCTACGTATTCCATTAATCAATTTAAGATTTGAAAGAGTGCAAAGATACAACCAAAAATCATTTTTTATGACAGATTGGCAGAAAAATAATGTTGCAATTCTGTTAATTATTTACTGAAAAGTAACGAAAAAATTTTTTTTACGAAAAAACTACATACTTTTGCATTCTTAAAACATGCGGTTTATAGTATGTTTTTTTGACAAAAGAAAGATAAATGGCAAAGAATTTAGTAATAGTAGAGTCACCAGCAAAAGCAAAAACAATCGAAAAATTTCTTGGAAAAGAGTATCAAGTAGAATCGAGTTTTGGGCATATTGCAGATTTACCATCCAAAGAATTAGGTATTGATGTTGATGGGAATTTTAGCCCAACATATATAGTTTCTGATGATAAGAAAGCAGTTGTAAAAAAACTGAAAACGTTAGCTAAAAAAGCAGAAGTGGTTTGGTTAGCAAGTGATGAGGATCGAGAGGGTGAGGCTATTGCTTGGCATTTAAAAGAGCAGTTAGCATTAAAAGAAGAAAGTACAAAACGTATTGTTTTTCACGAAATTACTAAAAAAGCCATTTTAAAAGCAGTCGACAATCCTAGAGATATCGATTATAATATGGTAAATGCGCAACAAGCAAGAAGAGTTTTAGATAGAATTGTTGGGTACGAATTATCACCAGTTTTATGGCGAAAAGTAAAAGGAGGTTTATCTGCAGGTAGAGTACAATCTGTTGCTGTTCGTTTAATTGTTGAGAGAGAAAGAAGTATTTTAGGGTTTACTGCCGAAACTCATTATAAAGTAGTTGCAGAGTTTTCTAATAAAGAAGGCGCAACTTTTAAAGCCGGAATTCCTAAAAATTTCGAAACTAAAAAAGGAGCAGAAAATTTCTTAAAATCTTGTATAAATGCAGATTTTTCAATTGCTGATTTAACAAAAAAACCAGCAAAGAAATCTCCTGCTGCACCATTTACAACATCAACATTACAACAAGAAGCGTCTAGAAAATTAGGTTTTCCAGTGGGAAAAACAATGCAAGTTGCACAACGTTTGTATGAAGCCGGTTTAATAACTTATATGAGAACTGATAGTGTAAATTTATCAGTAGATGCAAGAAATGAAGCTGCAGAAGAAATTACAAATTATTACGGGAAAGAATATAGTAAAGAACGTGTTTTTAAATCGAAAGTAAAAGGTGCGCAAGAAGCCCACGAAGCGATTAGACCAACAAACATGAAAATGCATACGGTTGATACAGAATATGACCAAAATAGATTATATGATTTAATTTGGAAAAGAACTTTAGCTTCACAAATGAGTGATGCTCAGTTAGAAAGAACCAACGTGAAAATTGAAAATTCTGAAAACTCAAAGATTTTTACTGCTAATGGTGAAATGATAAAATTTGATGGTTTTCTAAAAGTATATTTAGAAGGAAATGATAATGAAGATGAAGAGCAAGCAGGAATGTTGCCAAATTTAAAAGTAAATGAAAGTTTAGATTATACTTTTATAAATGCTACACAGCGCTTTACAAGTCCGCCATACAGATTTACAGAAGCATCTTTGGTAAAACAATTAGAAGAGTTGGGTATTGGTCGTCCATCTACTTATGCGCCAACAATTTCTACAGTACAACGAAGAGGTTATATAGAAAAAGGTGTAAATGAAGGTGTTGAACGAGAATATCAGCAATTAATTTTATCAAACGGAGTTGTAAAAACGCATACTTTATCAGAAAAAACAGGTTCAGATAAAAATAAATTAGTGCCTACGGATATTGGGAATATTGTAAATGATTTTTTAGTTGCTAATTTTTCTAACGTTTTAGATTTTGGTTTTACTGCAAAAGTAGAAAGTTCTTTTGATGATATTTCTGAAGGAACAGAAAATTGGAGGGAAATGATTAAAGGTTTCTATCAAAAATTTCATGATAACGTAGAGGATGTTAAAGAAAATGCAGAGCGAGAAAGTGGTGAGCGTATTTTAGGAAAACATCCAGAGTCTGGAAAAACAGTTTTGGTTCGTTTAGGTAAATTTGGGCCAATTGCACAAATCGGTGCTCCAGAAGATGAAGAAAAAGTGTTTGCAAGCTTAAATAATGATCAACATTTAGGTACAATTACTTTAGAAGAAGCTTTAGAATTGTTTTTATTACCAAAAACCTTAGGTGTTTATGAAGGTGAAGAAGTAATTGTTTCTAACGGGCGTTTTGGGCCTTATATTCGTTTCGGAACTATGTTTGTTTCTTTGGCTAAAGGAGAAAATCCGATGGAAGTTGATATGCCAAGAGCAGAAGAATTAATTGTTGCAAAACAAAAAGCAGATGCACCAATTTATCATTATGAAGATTTACCTGTACAAAAAGGAGTTGGGCGTTTTGGACCATTTATAAAATGGAATAATATGTTTATTAATGTTAGTAAAAAGTATGATTTTGACAATCTTTCTGATGAAAATATTATTGAATTAATTGAGGTTAAGAAACAGAAAGAAATAGATAAAGTTATCCATAATTGGGAAGACGTAGCTATTCGTGTAGAAAAAGCACGTTGGGGAAGGTATAACGTTATTAAAGGGAAAATAAAAATTGAGTTGCCAAAAACAACAGAGATTGAAAAACTTTCTAAAGAAGAAGCTGTTGCAATGATTGAGGCTAAAACACCAAAGAAAAAAGTAGCTAAAAAGAGAGCGCCTGCAAAAAAGAAAGCAACTGCTAAAAAAACTGCAAAAAAGAAATAAAGAATTTGGTATCTTTCCAAGCCCAATAAAAAATTGATGAGTCAAGACTTTTTAACCCCTGTAAAAGAAACTGTTTTAGCACATTTAGAGCTGCAATCTTCTTTATGCTTGGGTAATAAAATTAAAATTTATTCTGAAGAAGAAGGTTTTCCTGAATTAGATAATGTAAAAATTGCAATTTTTGGAGTTCAAGAAGATAGAAACTCTGAAGATAATTTTGGTTGTGGAGAAAATTTGTATTTTATCAGAAAAAAATTATATGAATTATTTCCAGGAAATTGGCAAACAGAAATTGCAGATTTAGGAAATGTTTTAAAAGGAAATTCTGTTACAGATACATATTATGCGGTTTCAGAAATTATAACAGGTTTGTTAAAGAAGAATATCATTCCTATTATAATTGGTGGAGGCCAGGATATTACGTATGTAAATTACAGAGCTTACGATTTGTTAGAGCAAACTGTAAATATTACCGCTGTAGATAGTAGATTTGATTTAGGGGATTTAGATTCTGAATTGACATCGCAATCGTATTTGAGTAAAATAATTATGCAAGAACCCAATAATTTGTTTAATTACAGCAATGTTGGATATCAAACATATTTTAATTCTCAAGAAGAAATACAATTGTTAGATAATTTATTTTTTGATGCTTATAGACTTGGAAAAGCAAAAGAATTAGAAAATATAGAGCCAGCTTTTAGAAACGCAGATATTGTTTCTATAGATATTGGTGCAATTAGACAAAGTGAAGCTCCTGCTAATAATAATGCGTCTCCAAATGGTTTTTATGGCGAAGAAATTTGCGCTATTTCTAGGTATGCAGGTATTAGTGATAAAGTTTCTTCGTTTGGTATTTACGAGTACAATTCGCAATACGATAATAATCATCAAACAGCCAATTTAA
Protein-coding sequences here:
- the miaB gene encoding tRNA (N6-isopentenyl adenosine(37)-C2)-methylthiotransferase MiaB — its product is MEYVEKIIDEKLQGKALVTEHKVENGKKLFIESYGCQMNMNDSEIVASILAEQGYNTTQILEEADLVLVNTCSIREKAETTVRKRLQKYNAVKQINKKMKVGVLGCMAERLKEKFLEQEKIVDLVVGPDAYRDLPNLLEEIDAGRDAVNVILSKEETYGDVSPVRLNSNGVTAFVSITRGCDNMCTFCVVPFTRGRERSRDPKSILEEIQSMVDRNFKEITLLGQNVDSFLWFGGGLKKDFNKASEMAQATAVNFAQLLDMCATQFPKTRFRFATSNPQDISLDVIYTMAKHKNICKYLHLPVQSGSNNMLKAMNRQHTREEYIELIDNIFRIVPEMSLSQDMIVGFCGETEEDHQDTLELMKYVKYDFGFMFTYSERPGTLAAKKMVDDVPFEVKKRRLQEIIDLQQEHALYRTQQHLGKIEEFLIEGTSKKNPNEWKGRNTQNTVAVFPKGNYKLGDFVLLKVEDCTSATLKGTVIGYSDNN
- the topA gene encoding type I DNA topoisomerase, whose protein sequence is MAKNLVIVESPAKAKTIEKFLGKEYQVESSFGHIADLPSKELGIDVDGNFSPTYIVSDDKKAVVKKLKTLAKKAEVVWLASDEDREGEAIAWHLKEQLALKEESTKRIVFHEITKKAILKAVDNPRDIDYNMVNAQQARRVLDRIVGYELSPVLWRKVKGGLSAGRVQSVAVRLIVERERSILGFTAETHYKVVAEFSNKEGATFKAGIPKNFETKKGAENFLKSCINADFSIADLTKKPAKKSPAAPFTTSTLQQEASRKLGFPVGKTMQVAQRLYEAGLITYMRTDSVNLSVDARNEAAEEITNYYGKEYSKERVFKSKVKGAQEAHEAIRPTNMKMHTVDTEYDQNRLYDLIWKRTLASQMSDAQLERTNVKIENSENSKIFTANGEMIKFDGFLKVYLEGNDNEDEEQAGMLPNLKVNESLDYTFINATQRFTSPPYRFTEASLVKQLEELGIGRPSTYAPTISTVQRRGYIEKGVNEGVEREYQQLILSNGVVKTHTLSEKTGSDKNKLVPTDIGNIVNDFLVANFSNVLDFGFTAKVESSFDDISEGTENWREMIKGFYQKFHDNVEDVKENAERESGERILGKHPESGKTVLVRLGKFGPIAQIGAPEDEEKVFASLNNDQHLGTITLEEALELFLLPKTLGVYEGEEVIVSNGRFGPYIRFGTMFVSLAKGENPMEVDMPRAEELIVAKQKADAPIYHYEDLPVQKGVGRFGPFIKWNNMFINVSKKYDFDNLSDENIIELIEVKKQKEIDKVIHNWEDVAIRVEKARWGRYNVIKGKIKIELPKTTEIEKLSKEEAVAMIEAKTPKKKVAKKRAPAKKKATAKKTAKKK
- a CDS encoding formimidoylglutamase — protein: MSQDFLTPVKETVLAHLELQSSLCLGNKIKIYSEEEGFPELDNVKIAIFGVQEDRNSEDNFGCGENLYFIRKKLYELFPGNWQTEIADLGNVLKGNSVTDTYYAVSEIITGLLKKNIIPIIIGGGQDITYVNYRAYDLLEQTVNITAVDSRFDLGDLDSELTSQSYLSKIIMQEPNNLFNYSNVGYQTYFNSQEEIQLLDNLFFDAYRLGKAKELENIEPAFRNADIVSIDIGAIRQSEAPANNNASPNGFYGEEICAISRYAGISDKVSSFGIYEYNSQYDNNHQTANLIAQMIWYFIEGVNFRVKDYPFSGKENYQKFTVILEDDDPLVFYKSNKTGRWWIEIRILSDNKYKRHALIPCTYQDYKEATKQIIPERWYKAMRKM